The following proteins come from a genomic window of Aequorivita marisscotiae:
- a CDS encoding response regulator, with the protein MREILLIDDDPIINLINTRVIKSQFPDLPITALKSGVEALEYIREHQTDSYLVFLDIHMPEMNGWEFIANIRKEKIERNLQIHILTSSVDNTDIIKAKENAEVLSYLLKPLKIEVLSSLVG; encoded by the coding sequence ATGCGTGAAATATTATTAATTGACGACGACCCTATCATTAACTTGATTAATACAAGGGTAATTAAGTCGCAATTTCCAGATTTGCCCATTACGGCTCTAAAAAGCGGTGTTGAGGCGCTGGAATATATTCGTGAGCATCAAACTGATTCGTATCTTGTTTTTTTAGATATTCATATGCCAGAGATGAATGGGTGGGAATTTATAGCAAACATCAGAAAGGAAAAAATTGAGCGCAACTTACAGATACATATACTCACCTCTTCCGTAGATAATACCGATATTATAAAAGCAAAAGAAAACGCGGAGGTACTTTCGTACTTATTAAAACCTTTAAAAATAGAAGTCCTTTCCTCTTTAGTTGGCTAA
- a CDS encoding FKBP-type peptidyl-prolyl cis-trans isomerase, translated as MSQVQGNETVKLHYTGKLNDGQVFDSSVQREPLEVKLGEGRLIPGFEKGLVAMKVNEKKTITIPKEEAYGEVQKELFQKIPNENLPQEIKPEVGMGLVSKNPDGTERQLRVADVKDDFIIVDANHPLAGQDLTFELELLEIK; from the coding sequence ATGAGTCAAGTACAAGGAAATGAAACCGTAAAACTTCACTACACGGGAAAATTAAATGACGGGCAGGTGTTCGACAGTTCTGTGCAGCGCGAGCCATTGGAAGTAAAATTGGGTGAAGGCCGACTTATTCCTGGTTTTGAAAAAGGATTGGTAGCAATGAAGGTTAATGAAAAGAAGACCATTACCATTCCAAAAGAAGAGGCATACGGGGAAGTTCAAAAAGAGCTATTCCAGAAGATACCCAATGAAAACTTACCACAGGAAATAAAGCCTGAGGTTGGGATGGGGTTAGTATCTAAAAATCCTGATGGAACTGAGCGTCAGTTGCGTGTTGCAGATGTAAAGGACGATTTTATTATTGTAGATGCCAACCACCCTTTGGCTGGACAAGACTTGACCTTTGAACTGGAATTACTTGAAATAAAGTAG
- a CDS encoding NAD(P)/FAD-dependent oxidoreductase: MSRLVAISVLPHQQEDNAFILDLALEKAKLRKGAISDWRIRKRSIDARRKPIKINLQLELWLQGETRETIPPFIPQNVKEAKPVAIIGAGPAGLYAALRALEAGLKPIVFERGKDVRERRRDLAAINKDHRVNPESNYCFGEGGAGTYSDGKLYTRSKKRGNVLKALEWFVHFGADPSILVDAHPHIGTNKLPKIISSMREAIIENGGEVHFNSKLTDLKVEAEAISAIQINNETWFPFKNVILATGHSARDIFYLLHAKNIAIEAQPFAIGVRVEHQQALIDYIQYHGNDDNPYLPPASYSLVTQVDGLGVYSFCMCPGGIIAPCATAQDEVVTNGWSPSKRNNPYANSGIVVSVSPKDLPNYTPGDPFVCLNFQKEVEQRCWEAGGKTQKVPAQRMIDFVEGRISEDFPKTSYQPGIVSADLNKVLPPLLSKRLKKAFVDFGNKINGYYTNQAVLHAPESRTSSPINIPRNPDTLEHREIKGLYPCGEGAGYAGGIISAAIDGINCIDAIAKKQ, from the coding sequence ATGAGCAGATTGGTTGCTATTTCCGTTTTACCGCATCAACAAGAGGATAATGCCTTTATTCTAGACCTTGCGCTGGAAAAGGCAAAACTCCGAAAGGGCGCTATAAGCGATTGGCGAATTCGCAAACGCTCCATCGATGCGCGTCGTAAGCCTATAAAAATAAACCTACAGCTTGAGTTGTGGTTACAGGGCGAAACGCGCGAAACCATTCCGCCCTTTATTCCTCAAAATGTAAAGGAAGCTAAACCGGTTGCTATCATTGGCGCTGGTCCCGCCGGACTTTACGCGGCACTTCGGGCGCTGGAGGCGGGATTAAAACCTATAGTATTTGAACGTGGAAAAGACGTCCGCGAACGCCGAAGAGATTTAGCGGCAATAAATAAAGACCACCGTGTAAACCCAGAAAGCAATTACTGCTTTGGCGAAGGAGGGGCCGGCACTTATTCCGACGGTAAGCTTTATACCCGATCCAAAAAGCGCGGCAATGTTCTCAAGGCTTTGGAGTGGTTTGTACACTTTGGAGCCGATCCATCAATTCTCGTTGATGCCCATCCGCATATTGGCACCAATAAGCTGCCAAAAATTATAAGTAGCATGCGGGAGGCCATTATAGAAAATGGGGGAGAAGTACACTTTAATTCAAAATTAACCGATTTAAAAGTGGAGGCGGAGGCTATTAGTGCTATTCAAATTAATAATGAAACTTGGTTTCCCTTTAAAAACGTAATCCTTGCCACGGGCCATTCCGCACGCGATATCTTTTATCTACTACATGCAAAAAACATCGCAATTGAAGCGCAACCTTTTGCTATTGGCGTACGGGTAGAGCATCAGCAGGCGTTAATAGATTATATTCAATATCACGGCAATGACGATAACCCGTATCTACCGCCAGCCAGCTATTCCTTGGTCACCCAGGTAGATGGTCTTGGAGTGTATTCCTTTTGTATGTGCCCCGGCGGAATTATTGCTCCCTGTGCCACTGCTCAGGACGAAGTGGTAACCAACGGTTGGAGCCCGAGCAAACGCAACAATCCATACGCCAACTCAGGTATAGTGGTAAGTGTTTCGCCCAAAGATCTGCCAAATTATACACCAGGCGATCCATTTGTTTGCTTAAACTTTCAAAAAGAAGTAGAGCAGCGCTGTTGGGAAGCAGGAGGGAAGACCCAAAAAGTCCCCGCCCAACGGATGATAGATTTTGTGGAAGGTAGAATATCCGAAGACTTCCCAAAAACATCCTATCAACCCGGAATTGTTTCTGCCGACTTAAACAAAGTACTTCCCCCATTACTCTCAAAACGTCTCAAAAAGGCATTCGTAGATTTCGGCAATAAAATTAACGGCTATTATACCAACCAAGCCGTACTACACGCCCCTGAAAGTAGAACCTCTTCCCCAATAAATATCCCCCGAAACCCCGATACCTTAGAACACCGCGAAATAAAAGGCCTATATCCCTGCGGCGAAGGCGCTGGCTACGCCGGTGGCATCATCTCCGCCGCCATAGACGGCATTAACTGCATAGACGCCATCGCCAAAAAACAATAA
- a CDS encoding TonB-dependent receptor: protein MKTSPYKIFIFLLIATISYGAVAQDDRKNDKAKDSTDLKFQYLEEVQVAGFGRKDSLSRSNANIIIPTAILSTEKIEAYSPVELVSAINEIPGVYIQRGAINTNRITIRGVGSRTLYGTNKIRAYFNGIPITNGGGETAIDSYDPEYLEAVEIVKGPKATAYGTNLGGTILLTSKEVAAGKTEFNSSLTLGSFELFKNTIAVATATEKWAVNLKYDHLQTQGFKENNYYNRKALLLNSSYKFNRHCTVSLLAKYTDYYAQIPSSIGKTAFEEDPTQAAFSWKAAQGFEDNRQTLIGIGFTHQFSENLSNSSSVFYSYLDHYEPRPFNILDEYTHGYGARTVFTGDFKLLKKVVTFSLGSEYYKDEYNWKTIENLYEENNGNGSLEGSVASENLELRSNFNAFATITTVFLKKLKTQVGLNFNATEYTYRDHFNTGAANKSADRNFKPILAPSVNLHYTFSENLLGYFSFSRGFNYPSLEETLTPDGIINPTLGPAKGYNYEVGSNVFLFNRKLSLEVAAYFLSITDLLVADRIGEDQYIGRNAGKTHHKGIEIGVRYFQKMGREFTISPYINSEFTRHRFIDFTDGESDYSQKKLTGVPALKVSGGLNSNFNQFTLNANFLHVGEMPMTDSNSLYSDAYTVYNLKTTYTQELGKRLQLQLHLGVNNIGNKKYASSILINATSFGTSEPRYYYPGLPRNWYGVVSLWL, encoded by the coding sequence ATGAAGACTTCACCTTATAAAATTTTTATATTTCTATTAATAGCCACAATTAGCTATGGCGCAGTGGCACAAGACGACAGAAAGAATGACAAAGCAAAGGATAGTACCGATTTAAAATTTCAATATTTAGAAGAAGTGCAAGTGGCAGGTTTTGGAAGAAAGGATTCGCTAAGCAGGTCCAATGCCAATATAATTATCCCTACAGCGATTCTTTCCACCGAAAAAATAGAAGCCTATAGTCCCGTTGAGCTAGTTTCGGCAATAAACGAAATCCCGGGAGTGTATATTCAGCGTGGGGCCATTAACACCAATAGAATTACGATTAGAGGGGTGGGATCGCGAACGCTTTATGGCACCAATAAAATTCGCGCATATTTTAACGGCATCCCCATTACAAATGGCGGTGGGGAAACGGCGATTGATAGTTACGATCCCGAATATTTGGAGGCAGTAGAAATTGTAAAAGGTCCGAAAGCCACTGCATACGGCACTAATTTAGGGGGTACCATTTTGCTCACTTCAAAAGAGGTAGCAGCGGGGAAAACTGAATTTAATAGTAGCTTAACCCTTGGCTCATTTGAGCTTTTTAAAAATACGATTGCCGTGGCAACTGCTACGGAAAAGTGGGCCGTAAACCTAAAGTACGATCATCTGCAGACGCAGGGATTTAAGGAAAACAATTATTACAATAGAAAGGCGCTGCTACTAAATTCGAGTTATAAATTTAACCGACATTGCACCGTATCGCTATTGGCAAAATACACAGATTATTACGCGCAGATACCCAGCTCCATCGGGAAGACCGCCTTTGAGGAAGACCCTACGCAGGCCGCTTTTAGCTGGAAGGCCGCACAGGGCTTTGAAGACAATCGGCAAACCTTAATTGGTATCGGTTTTACACATCAGTTTTCTGAAAACCTCAGCAATAGCAGTAGTGTTTTTTATAGTTATTTAGACCATTACGAGCCCCGGCCATTTAATATTTTGGATGAATACACCCATGGCTACGGTGCCCGAACAGTATTTACCGGCGATTTTAAGCTGTTGAAGAAAGTCGTTACCTTTAGTTTGGGGAGCGAATATTACAAAGATGAATACAATTGGAAAACCATAGAAAATCTATATGAAGAAAACAATGGCAACGGCAGTTTGGAAGGTTCGGTAGCTAGTGAAAATTTGGAACTTAGAAGTAATTTTAATGCTTTTGCCACAATTACCACAGTGTTTTTAAAAAAGCTTAAAACCCAAGTGGGGCTTAACTTTAACGCAACGGAATACACCTATAGAGATCATTTTAATACTGGAGCGGCCAATAAAAGTGCAGACAGAAACTTTAAGCCTATTTTGGCCCCCAGCGTAAATTTACATTATACGTTTAGTGAAAACCTGCTTGGATATTTTAGTTTTAGTCGCGGGTTTAACTATCCTTCCCTAGAAGAAACCCTTACCCCAGATGGAATTATCAATCCGACCCTCGGCCCTGCAAAGGGGTATAATTATGAAGTGGGAAGCAATGTATTTCTCTTTAACCGAAAGCTTTCCCTAGAAGTTGCAGCTTATTTTTTGAGTATAACCGATCTGTTGGTTGCAGACCGAATTGGAGAGGACCAGTATATTGGCAGAAATGCCGGAAAGACCCATCATAAGGGTATTGAAATTGGGGTGCGTTATTTTCAGAAAATGGGTAGGGAGTTTACTATTTCACCGTATATAAATTCGGAATTTACGCGGCATAGATTTATTGATTTTACAGACGGGGAAAGTGATTATTCGCAGAAGAAGCTCACGGGGGTACCGGCATTAAAAGTAAGTGGAGGCTTAAACTCAAACTTTAATCAATTTACATTAAACGCTAATTTTCTGCACGTTGGAGAAATGCCGATGACCGATAGTAATTCGTTATATTCTGATGCTTACACTGTTTATAATTTAAAGACTACCTATACGCAGGAATTAGGCAAGCGGTTACAATTGCAATTGCATTTGGGCGTAAATAATATAGGCAATAAAAAATACGCTTCTTCCATTTTAATAAACGCCACTAGTTTCGGTACTTCTGAACCACGGTATTATTATCCCGGGTTGCCTCGAAATTGGTATGGAGTGGTGAGTTTGTGGTTGTGA
- a CDS encoding lipoate--protein ligase: MIFIENENNTNPRLNLALEEYALRNFSAEHDYLLFYINEPSIIIGRNQNTLEEINHEYVDKNKIHVVRRISGGGAVYHDYGNLNFSFITNHDIKSLNNFKKFTAPVIKVLKSLGLDAELKGRNDIQVEEKKISGTAQFSTGKRMVSHGTLLLDTNLGEVVNALNVKMSKIESKGHKSVRSRVANISEYLKTPLKIEAFRQLLLEGLYEESEPFESYHLSAEEWQAVHKLKEEKYDTWDWNYGRSPKFNIQRSKRFPIGEIDLRIFVEKGYIKDFKIFGDFFGKEPTENLEALLIGNRYEKEGILEVLKDVDVKEYFGDIGKAEFIELVYGGS; this comes from the coding sequence ATGATTTTTATAGAGAACGAGAACAATACTAATCCGCGTTTAAACTTGGCACTGGAGGAATACGCATTGCGAAATTTTAGCGCCGAACACGATTATTTACTGTTTTATATCAACGAACCTTCCATTATAATCGGTAGAAACCAAAACACCCTAGAGGAGATAAATCACGAGTATGTGGATAAGAATAAAATCCATGTAGTACGCAGAATATCGGGTGGCGGTGCCGTGTATCACGATTATGGGAATCTCAATTTTAGTTTTATCACCAATCACGATATAAAGAGCTTAAACAATTTTAAAAAGTTTACCGCGCCCGTTATAAAAGTGCTGAAGAGCTTAGGGCTTGATGCCGAATTAAAAGGGAGAAACGACATACAGGTAGAAGAGAAAAAGATTTCCGGAACCGCGCAGTTTTCTACTGGAAAGCGAATGGTAAGTCACGGGACGCTCCTACTGGACACCAACTTGGGAGAGGTAGTAAATGCGCTTAATGTAAAGATGAGCAAAATAGAATCCAAAGGTCATAAGTCTGTGCGTAGCCGTGTGGCCAATATTTCGGAATACTTAAAAACGCCCTTAAAAATTGAAGCCTTTAGGCAGCTTTTATTAGAAGGCTTATACGAAGAGAGCGAACCGTTTGAGAGCTATCATTTAAGTGCGGAGGAATGGCAGGCAGTACACAAATTAAAGGAAGAGAAGTACGATACTTGGGATTGGAACTACGGGCGTTCGCCAAAGTTTAATATTCAGCGGAGCAAGCGTTTTCCCATAGGGGAAATTGATTTACGCATTTTTGTGGAGAAGGGATATATAAAAGACTTTAAGATTTTCGGGGATTTCTTCGGAAAGGAGCCCACGGAAAACCTTGAAGCCTTGTTGATAGGAAATAGATATGAAAAGGAAGGTATTTTGGAAGTACTGAAAGATGTTGATGTGAAGGAGTATTTTGGAGATATTGGGAAGGCGGAGTTTATTGAGTTGGTTTATGGGGGAAGTTAG
- the azu gene encoding azurin, giving the protein MKKLILVFMAAVAISCGDNKKEEKPGIQIGTQVEEKAAPAETTDDTVANITIEGNDQMKFNKSEIRVKAGQKVVLTLKHVGTMDVTVMGHNWALLTQDADMAAVGQAAASAKDSDYIPTDMTDKIIAHTKMLGGGETDTIEFDAPAPGTYTFMCTFPGHYALMQGKFIVE; this is encoded by the coding sequence ATGAAAAAGTTAATCTTAGTATTTATGGCCGCAGTTGCAATTAGTTGCGGCGACAACAAAAAAGAAGAAAAACCTGGAATTCAAATTGGTACCCAAGTGGAAGAAAAGGCTGCCCCAGCCGAAACTACTGACGATACAGTAGCCAATATTACCATAGAAGGAAACGACCAAATGAAATTCAACAAATCTGAAATTCGCGTTAAAGCTGGTCAAAAGGTAGTTCTAACCTTAAAACACGTAGGAACAATGGATGTTACTGTTATGGGCCACAACTGGGCACTGCTTACACAAGATGCCGATATGGCTGCTGTAGGTCAAGCTGCTGCTTCAGCAAAAGACTCAGACTATATCCCAACCGATATGACCGATAAAATTATCGCTCATACCAAAATGCTTGGTGGCGGCGAAACCGACACTATAGAGTTCGACGCTCCTGCCCCGGGGACCTATACATTTATGTGTACCTTCCCAGGCCACTACGCCTTAATGCAAGGTAAATTTATCGTAGAGTAA
- a CDS encoding GumC family protein, producing the protein MQDLPQNPNEEQELTLREQLETYLRYWPWFIIAVLLTLTGAYIYLRYTVPSYKVTATILIKDEKSNALTELSAFQDMGLAGLSTSDFDNELEILKSKSLTEKVVEELNLQIRYYKEGNVRDAEVFSNRPFNVKLLPTSEKSGTPLGYLYIDPLSTTTFSLKVEGQNKETHNFGEPISFDWGSIIVTPNLAVLNKGVEGNELRVSISNKDAVVDNLRQNIQATQVSKNSTVIGLELVSPVPEKAKAILDELIQQYNEDAIDDKNMISRNTADFIQSRLEIITTELDSVETNKVEFKESNRLTDIAAEGQLFLENASEFNKKQLEVETQIALVNTMQEYINNGSPDNLLPANLGVEKEGFAEEISQYNQLILQRNKLLQSSTRKNPLVIGLEDQIAGLRANIKQSLSNVKNGLQIQRNRLNQQGAKIGGAISAIPEKEKQFRSISRQQEIKEALYLYLLQKREETAISLAVTTPKAKIVDNAYSSSSPVSPKTQIILLAALILGLLIPFLVIYIRQLLDNKIRNRAYIERNGGDIPIVGEVPELSKKDDELIKVNDYSILAESFRILRTNLQYLVLDKQEATERGKVIFVTSTVKGEGKTFVSSNLAITLANSGAKVALVGADIRNPQLQRYIHHEYINSGVVEYLVYKDSTAKEYLQPSKIQDNLWLMMSGTIPPNPAELWMQKRAGELFSELSNQFDYVVVDTAPSMLVTDTLLINKYADITLYTLRAGYTEKKLLDFPIEQEKTKKLKHVAFVLNNVSMANFGYGNKYGYTYGQKKQTFWQKAFGKR; encoded by the coding sequence ATGCAAGACCTACCCCAAAACCCAAATGAAGAGCAGGAACTAACCCTCCGGGAGCAACTGGAAACATATTTGCGCTATTGGCCCTGGTTTATTATTGCGGTCTTATTGACCTTAACGGGTGCTTATATATACCTGCGTTATACCGTTCCTTCTTATAAGGTAACGGCTACCATCTTAATTAAAGATGAAAAAAGTAATGCCCTTACCGAACTTTCTGCTTTTCAGGACATGGGCTTGGCAGGGCTTTCTACCTCCGATTTCGATAATGAACTCGAAATCCTAAAATCCAAATCCCTTACCGAAAAAGTGGTGGAGGAGCTAAACTTACAGATTCGCTATTACAAAGAAGGGAACGTGCGCGATGCAGAAGTATTTAGCAATCGCCCCTTTAATGTAAAACTGCTTCCCACGTCGGAGAAGAGTGGTACTCCATTAGGATATTTATATATAGATCCACTTTCAACCACTACCTTTTCCCTTAAAGTTGAAGGTCAAAACAAGGAAACCCACAACTTCGGAGAACCAATAAGCTTTGATTGGGGCAGCATCATCGTCACTCCCAATCTCGCAGTTTTAAATAAAGGTGTTGAAGGCAACGAGCTACGAGTAAGCATCAGCAATAAAGATGCAGTTGTAGATAATCTTAGGCAAAATATTCAAGCTACACAGGTAAGTAAAAACAGTACCGTTATAGGTCTTGAATTGGTTTCTCCTGTGCCTGAAAAAGCAAAAGCTATTCTAGACGAATTAATACAGCAGTACAATGAGGATGCTATAGACGATAAAAACATGATTTCCCGCAATACAGCCGACTTTATTCAAAGCCGTTTGGAGATTATCACCACTGAGCTGGATAGTGTAGAAACTAACAAAGTGGAGTTTAAGGAAAGCAATAGGTTAACCGATATTGCTGCCGAAGGGCAATTATTCTTGGAAAACGCCAGTGAGTTTAACAAAAAACAATTGGAGGTCGAAACCCAGATCGCCTTGGTAAATACCATGCAGGAATACATAAATAACGGTAGCCCAGACAATCTTCTTCCAGCAAATCTAGGGGTTGAAAAAGAAGGTTTTGCCGAGGAAATAAGCCAGTATAACCAATTAATCCTTCAACGCAACAAGCTCTTACAAAGTAGCACCAGGAAAAACCCCTTGGTAATTGGCCTTGAAGATCAAATCGCTGGCTTGCGCGCCAACATTAAACAAAGCCTTTCCAATGTAAAAAACGGTTTACAAATTCAACGCAATAGATTAAATCAACAGGGCGCTAAAATAGGAGGGGCCATCTCGGCCATTCCAGAGAAGGAAAAACAGTTTAGAAGCATTAGCCGCCAACAGGAAATTAAGGAGGCATTATACCTTTACTTATTGCAAAAACGCGAGGAAACCGCTATCTCTTTAGCCGTTACTACCCCTAAGGCAAAAATTGTTGATAATGCGTATAGTTCTTCAAGCCCAGTATCGCCAAAAACGCAGATAATTCTTTTAGCAGCACTTATTTTAGGGCTGTTAATTCCGTTTCTCGTAATTTATATCCGCCAATTGTTGGATAACAAAATTAGAAACCGCGCCTACATTGAGCGCAATGGCGGCGACATCCCTATAGTTGGGGAAGTGCCTGAACTCAGTAAAAAGGATGACGAGCTAATTAAGGTAAACGATTACTCTATTCTTGCAGAGTCCTTTAGAATTCTCCGTACTAACCTCCAATATTTGGTATTAGACAAGCAAGAAGCAACAGAGCGGGGCAAGGTAATTTTTGTCACCTCTACGGTAAAGGGAGAGGGGAAAACCTTCGTTTCCTCCAACCTCGCCATCACTTTGGCAAACAGTGGTGCCAAAGTAGCCCTGGTGGGTGCAGACATTCGTAATCCGCAATTACAACGCTATATTCATCACGAATATATAAACAGTGGGGTAGTGGAGTATTTAGTATATAAAGATTCTACTGCCAAGGAGTATTTACAACCTTCAAAAATCCAGGACAACCTTTGGCTAATGATGAGTGGTACCATCCCCCCAAACCCTGCAGAGTTGTGGATGCAAAAAAGAGCCGGCGAACTTTTTAGCGAGCTCTCCAACCAATTCGATTATGTAGTGGTCGATACCGCCCCATCTATGTTGGTAACAGACACCCTTCTTATCAACAAATACGCAGACATTACCCTATACACCCTAAGAGCCGGCTACACCGAAAAGAAACTCCTAGATTTCCCAATAGAACAGGAAAAAACTAAAAAGCTAAAACACGTAGCATTTGTTCTTAACAACGTAAGCATGGCCAATTTCGGCTACGGCAACAAATACGGCTACACCTACGGCCAAAAGAAACAAACCTTCTGGCAAAAAGCCTTCGGCAAACGCTAA
- a CDS encoding four helix bundle protein, giving the protein MKSYKDLDIYNLAFEYSIEVHHVSLKMPKFELYEQGSQLRRSSKSIKDNIIEGYGRKAYKNDFIKFLTYSHASLLECKGQLETINELYNIPEIPDLIIKYDNLGAKIFTFIKYVEENWRT; this is encoded by the coding sequence ATGAAATCCTACAAAGATCTCGACATTTACAATTTGGCTTTCGAATATAGCATTGAGGTACATCACGTCTCATTAAAAATGCCGAAATTTGAATTATACGAGCAAGGTAGCCAACTTAGAAGGTCGTCAAAAAGTATAAAAGATAATATTATTGAGGGTTATGGTAGAAAAGCATATAAAAATGATTTCATTAAATTTTTGACATATTCGCATGCGTCTTTACTTGAGTGTAAAGGTCAATTAGAAACGATTAACGAACTTTACAACATCCCAGAAATACCCGATTTAATAATAAAATATGATAACTTAGGTGCAAAAATTTTTACTTTTATAAAATATGTAGAAGAAAACTGGAGAACCTAA
- a CDS encoding polysaccharide biosynthesis/export family protein: MKGIKAVFNKLLLLLLITVLGASCVSREKIVYFQDLEQQKALMDSIQNTFKIQPNDLLNIVVSAYDLEAVRPFNLISETRPTTGYAGLASGTAQQQNYLTAEDGTIDFPVLGRIKVAGLSRTELSEMLVQRISEYVKDPIVTIRIVNFKVSVLGEVARPGTYNVEGERLTLPEALGLAGDMTIFGRRDNVLVIRDNGGSKEYKYLDFRDSDVLNSDFYYLQQNDVVYVEPNNAQIQSSSFNRNTSIYISVASLLLSVLVIIFR; this comes from the coding sequence ATGAAGGGAATAAAAGCAGTGTTTAATAAACTTTTATTATTACTACTTATTACTGTTCTGGGAGCCTCTTGTGTTTCTCGAGAAAAAATTGTTTACTTCCAAGACCTAGAGCAGCAAAAAGCCTTGATGGATAGCATCCAAAACACTTTTAAAATACAACCAAACGACCTGTTAAACATCGTAGTCTCCGCCTACGATCTAGAAGCTGTTAGACCTTTTAATTTAATTAGTGAAACACGGCCTACAACAGGGTATGCTGGTTTAGCATCAGGTACTGCCCAACAACAAAACTACCTTACCGCCGAAGACGGCACCATCGATTTCCCGGTTTTGGGACGGATTAAAGTAGCCGGCCTAAGCCGTACGGAGTTGAGCGAAATGCTCGTTCAACGTATTTCGGAATATGTAAAGGATCCTATAGTAACCATACGCATCGTAAACTTTAAGGTAAGTGTATTAGGCGAAGTAGCCCGTCCCGGTACTTATAATGTAGAAGGGGAGCGGCTCACCTTGCCCGAAGCCCTTGGCTTGGCAGGCGATATGACAATCTTTGGCCGTAGGGACAATGTTTTGGTTATTCGCGACAATGGAGGCAGCAAGGAGTATAAGTATTTAGACTTTCGGGATTCCGATGTTTTAAACAGCGATTTCTACTACTTACAGCAAAATGATGTAGTATACGTTGAACCCAATAACGCCCAAATTCAAAGCAGTAGCTTTAACAGAAACACCAGCATCTATATCAGCGTAGCCTCGCTCTTGTTAAGTGTATTGGTAATTATTTTTAGATAA